The following proteins come from a genomic window of Cronobacter muytjensii ATCC 51329:
- the thiM gene encoding hydroxyethylthiazole kinase yields MSSDLLCGTHAAPVVTQLCRHAPLVHCITNDVVQNFTANVLLALGASPAMVVDADEAAQFAAIADALLINLGTLTRPQQQGMRAAIDSARAAGTPWTLDPVAVGALTLRTDFAHEILAQRPAAIRANASEILALAGVSRGGRGVDATESAHHAREAAAVLARRSGAVVAVTGEVDYITDGERMLAVNGGTTMLTRVVGTGCALSAVVAACCALPGDRLENVATACWLMKRAGEQALAVAKGPGSFASALLDSLHAQAFGGHHATH; encoded by the coding sequence CTCCGCTGGTTCATTGCATCACTAATGATGTGGTGCAAAATTTCACGGCTAATGTCCTGCTCGCACTGGGCGCCTCGCCCGCAATGGTTGTGGATGCCGACGAAGCCGCGCAGTTCGCGGCCATCGCCGATGCCCTGCTGATTAATTTAGGTACGCTCACGCGCCCGCAGCAGCAGGGAATGCGCGCGGCTATCGACAGCGCCCGTGCGGCGGGAACGCCCTGGACGCTCGACCCGGTCGCGGTCGGCGCGCTGACGCTTCGCACGGACTTCGCGCATGAGATTCTGGCGCAAAGGCCCGCGGCTATCCGCGCGAACGCATCGGAAATCCTCGCGCTGGCCGGTGTGAGCCGTGGCGGACGCGGCGTTGATGCCACCGAGAGCGCGCATCACGCCCGTGAAGCCGCGGCTGTGCTGGCTCGTCGCAGCGGCGCCGTCGTCGCGGTGACCGGCGAGGTCGATTACATCACCGACGGCGAGCGTATGCTGGCGGTCAACGGCGGCACCACGATGCTGACGCGCGTGGTCGGCACCGGCTGCGCGCTCTCGGCGGTAGTGGCCGCCTGCTGTGCGCTGCCGGGCGATCGTCTTGAGAATGTCGCGACGGCCTGCTGGCTGATGAAGCGCGCGGGCGAACAGGCGCTTGCTGTCGCGAAGGGGCCGGGCAGTTTCGCGTCCGCATTGCTCGACAGCCTGCATGCGCAGGCGTTCGGAGGTCACCATGCAACGCATTAA